From a single Synechococcales cyanobacterium T60_A2020_003 genomic region:
- the pyrF gene encoding orotidine-5'-phosphate decarboxylase, with protein sequence MDPRNRIIVPLDVPSADAAIALLDRLPEVGFWKVGLELFVSSGTIVIQELKARQKRIFLDLKFHDIPNTMAGACRAAARYGVDLITVHATAGEAALEAAQKAAVEGATAAGQLPPNLIAVTVLTSISARSLAHELKIPLELPDYALQMALMAQDCGLAGAVCSPQEATDLKRVCGDGFLLVCPGVRPKWAAAGDQRRSLTPAEAVKAGADYLVVGRPITADPDPGAAFQRVCDELVA encoded by the coding sequence ATGGATCCTCGAAATCGGATTATTGTGCCCTTGGATGTGCCGTCAGCGGATGCGGCGATCGCCCTCTTGGATCGGCTCCCAGAGGTAGGCTTTTGGAAAGTCGGCTTAGAACTCTTTGTCAGCAGTGGCACTATCGTGATTCAGGAGCTCAAGGCTCGGCAGAAGCGGATCTTTCTGGATCTGAAGTTCCACGACATTCCCAACACGATGGCCGGAGCCTGCCGCGCCGCCGCCCGCTACGGGGTCGATCTCATCACCGTCCACGCTACCGCCGGGGAAGCTGCCCTGGAAGCTGCCCAGAAAGCCGCTGTAGAAGGGGCAACCGCTGCCGGACAACTGCCGCCGAATCTGATTGCCGTGACGGTTTTAACCAGCATCTCGGCGCGATCGCTTGCCCATGAATTAAAAATACCCCTGGAACTGCCGGATTATGCCCTGCAAATGGCACTCATGGCGCAGGATTGCGGACTAGCAGGAGCCGTTTGTTCCCCTCAGGAAGCCACCGACCTTAAACGGGTGTGCGGCGATGGGTTTCTGCTGGTGTGTCCGGGGGTGCGACCCAAATGGGCTGCTGCTGGCGACCAACGGCGATCGCTCACCCCGGCGGAAGCGGTGAAGGCAGGAGCCGATTATCTGGTGGTTGGTCGTCCGATTACGGCTGATCCTGATCCTGGGGCGGCATTCCAACGGGTGTGTGATGAACTGGTGGCCTAG
- a CDS encoding glycosyltransferase translates to MSQSSPKNVPGTAVGYPNSSSVNAPTRQAIALISIEADPDPDAETVEGRISGQRIHVRQIGETLAKLGWQVDIYTRKTDSNLPTIVEHAPHCRTVRLEAGPLTPLSRDQIFDHLPEFIDAFQTFQTKKATIYPLIHTHYWLSGWIGLHLKQENNVLWVHTCHSLATDEYGALAERPAIAQTRLDTEREILTHADRVIVTSPDELCTVQSQAPDCPALLIPGGTDLSTFHRIPQAEARSLLGFDVDIPILLYVGRFDTRKGIDTLLEACQCLSQGEPGGYEPFTQFQVVLVGDDAGTASHEREHLEQEIQALGLSEKVHFAGRIRHSRLPLFYTAADVCVVPSQYEPFGLVALEAMACETPVVASDVGGLKFTVIPEETGLLVPVGDASAFARAIARILGNPQWANTLKTKASSHVQEAFTWTSAGAQVSDLYRRLLAESLMAAPSSNGGSALNGSTARF, encoded by the coding sequence ATGAGTCAGTCTTCCCCCAAAAACGTCCCTGGAACAGCGGTAGGTTACCCCAATTCCAGCAGCGTGAATGCCCCCACCCGCCAGGCGATCGCTCTGATTTCGATCGAAGCCGATCCTGACCCCGATGCCGAGACTGTTGAAGGACGCATCAGCGGTCAGCGCATCCATGTTCGACAAATTGGCGAAACCTTGGCAAAGCTGGGATGGCAGGTCGATATTTACACCCGCAAAACAGACTCCAATCTGCCCACTATTGTTGAGCATGCGCCCCACTGTCGCACCGTTCGATTAGAAGCTGGCCCGCTTACTCCCCTCTCCCGTGACCAGATTTTTGATCACCTTCCCGAATTCATCGACGCTTTCCAAACGTTCCAAACCAAGAAAGCCACCATTTATCCCCTCATTCACACCCACTACTGGCTATCGGGCTGGATTGGCCTGCATCTCAAACAGGAAAATAATGTGCTGTGGGTGCATACCTGCCACTCCTTAGCCACAGATGAGTACGGTGCGTTAGCTGAACGTCCGGCGATCGCCCAAACCCGCCTGGATACCGAGCGGGAGATCTTGACCCATGCCGACCGCGTGATTGTCACCAGCCCCGACGAACTATGCACCGTGCAATCCCAAGCGCCCGACTGCCCAGCGCTGCTCATTCCAGGGGGGACAGACCTCTCCACGTTCCACCGTATCCCCCAAGCGGAAGCCCGATCGCTGCTGGGATTTGACGTGGATATTCCCATCTTGCTCTACGTCGGGCGCTTTGATACCCGTAAGGGCATCGATACCCTGCTAGAGGCCTGCCAGTGCCTAAGTCAAGGCGAGCCAGGAGGCTATGAACCCTTTACCCAATTCCAAGTCGTTCTCGTGGGTGACGATGCCGGTACGGCCAGCCATGAGCGGGAGCATTTAGAGCAGGAAATTCAAGCCCTCGGCCTTTCGGAAAAGGTTCATTTTGCAGGCCGGATTCGCCACAGTCGCCTACCGTTGTTTTACACGGCGGCTGATGTTTGCGTGGTGCCTAGTCAGTACGAACCCTTTGGCCTGGTTGCCCTAGAAGCCATGGCCTGCGAAACCCCCGTTGTGGCCTCCGATGTGGGAGGACTGAAGTTTACCGTTATTCCCGAAGAAACGGGATTATTGGTTCCCGTCGGTGATGCCTCTGCCTTTGCCCGGGCGATCGCCCGCATTTTGGGCAACCCCCAATGGGCGAATACTCTTAAGACTAAAGCCTCTAGTCACGTCCAGGAAGCCTTTACCTGGACCTCTGCGGGAGCCCAGGTGAGCGACCTCTATCGCCGACTGTTGGCCGAATCCCTCATGGCTGCACCCAGTTCGAACGGCGGCAGCGCACTCAATGGCTCAACCGCCCGATTCTGA
- a CDS encoding DMT family transporter, whose product MLLKSSESKLPFASLLMIAPFFLWGTAMVAMKGTIPHTTPMFMAGVRLVPAGILILIVAALLKRSQPKGGMAWLWIGLFALFDGALFQGFLAEGLVRTGAGLGSVMIDSQPLAVAIMARILFGEVVGGFGWLGLLIGVIGISLLGLPDEWIVSLLQGNLNVSEISVDAIALLEALFQNGQWLMLLASLAMAIGTVMVRYVSRYADPITATGWHMILGGIPLFVLSAVSETHQWDLLNGADWLALSYSTILGSAIAYGLFFYFASSGNLTSLVALTFLTPVFALLFGNLFLAEVLSPIQSVGVVLTLVSIYLINQREVLSDKVNQWQAKRAIALQPSEKEDT is encoded by the coding sequence ATGCTGTTGAAATCCTCTGAGTCTAAGCTCCCCTTTGCCTCGCTCCTCATGATTGCGCCCTTTTTCCTATGGGGCACCGCAATGGTAGCGATGAAAGGGACGATTCCCCACACGACACCCATGTTTATGGCAGGCGTGCGGCTGGTGCCTGCGGGGATTTTGATTTTGATCGTTGCGGCATTGTTGAAGCGATCGCAGCCGAAAGGCGGCATGGCATGGCTCTGGATTGGGCTATTTGCTCTGTTTGATGGGGCATTGTTTCAGGGGTTCCTTGCGGAAGGCTTGGTTCGCACGGGTGCAGGCTTAGGCTCGGTGATGATTGATTCCCAACCGCTAGCCGTAGCGATTATGGCGCGGATTCTTTTTGGCGAAGTGGTGGGCGGGTTTGGCTGGCTGGGATTGCTGATCGGCGTGATTGGCATTAGCTTGCTGGGACTCCCCGATGAATGGATTGTGTCCCTACTACAAGGAAATTTGAATGTTTCAGAGATTTCGGTAGACGCGATCGCTCTGCTAGAAGCGCTGTTCCAAAACGGGCAGTGGTTAATGCTGCTGGCGTCGCTGGCGATGGCGATTGGAACGGTAATGGTGCGCTATGTCAGCCGCTATGCCGATCCGATTACGGCGACCGGATGGCACATGATTCTGGGGGGCATTCCGCTGTTTGTCCTATCTGCCGTTTCCGAAACCCACCAGTGGGATTTGTTGAACGGTGCCGACTGGCTAGCCCTCAGCTACTCCACCATTTTGGGCAGTGCGATCGCCTACGGACTGTTCTTTTACTTTGCCTCCAGCGGTAATTTAACCAGTTTAGTCGCATTAACATTCCTGACCCCAGTGTTTGCGCTGCTGTTTGGCAACCTGTTTCTGGCGGAAGTGCTCAGCCCGATTCAAAGCGTCGGGGTGGTGCTCACCCTGGTGAGTATTTACTTGATTAATCAGCGGGAAGTATTGAGCGATAAGGTCAACCAGTGGCAAGCGAAACGGGCGATCGCCCTGCAACCATCGGAGAAAGAGGACACGTAG
- the sppA gene encoding signal peptide peptidase SppA, whose protein sequence is MIWPFKRPFRKQIARIEISGAIAGTTRKQVLDALKTVEDRKFPALLLRIDSPGGTVGDSQEIYNALKRLQDKVKIVASFGNISASGGVYIGMGAPHIVANPGTITGSIGVILRGNNIERLLERVGVSFKVIKSGPYKDILAFDRELTDPEKHILQELIDTSYQQFVQTVADARNLAVETVRSFADGRIFTGEQALDLGVVDRLGTEEDARRWAAELAGLDPETTPCYTIEEPKKLLSRLVSGGKAGATQSRISSSMNWLEFELSTSGLPLWLYRP, encoded by the coding sequence ATGATTTGGCCTTTTAAGCGTCCGTTTCGTAAACAAATTGCCCGAATTGAAATTTCAGGGGCGATCGCAGGCACAACCCGGAAGCAGGTTCTGGATGCCCTGAAGACCGTCGAAGACCGCAAGTTTCCGGCACTGCTGCTGCGGATTGATAGCCCTGGCGGCACCGTTGGCGATTCCCAGGAGATCTATAACGCCCTCAAGCGGCTGCAAGACAAGGTCAAAATTGTGGCTAGCTTTGGCAATATCTCGGCATCGGGCGGGGTGTACATCGGCATGGGTGCGCCCCATATCGTGGCGAATCCGGGCACGATTACGGGCAGCATCGGCGTGATCCTGCGCGGAAACAATATTGAGCGGTTGCTAGAACGGGTAGGGGTATCCTTTAAGGTGATTAAGTCCGGCCCCTACAAAGATATTCTGGCCTTTGATCGGGAACTGACCGATCCGGAAAAGCATATTTTGCAAGAGCTGATCGACACCAGCTACCAGCAGTTCGTCCAAACCGTGGCGGATGCCCGAAACCTAGCTGTAGAAACGGTTCGTAGCTTTGCCGATGGGCGCATTTTTACCGGAGAGCAGGCGCTAGACTTGGGCGTTGTTGATCGATTGGGTACGGAGGAAGATGCCCGACGCTGGGCGGCGGAACTGGCAGGACTTGACCCAGAAACGACCCCCTGCTACACCATTGAAGAACCCAAGAAACTGCTCAGTCGCCTCGTTTCAGGAGGTAAAGCAGGCGCTACACAGAGCCGCATTTCGTCTAGTATGAATTGGCTAGAATTCGAGTTATCGACGAGTGGGCTACCGCTGTGGCTCTATCGTCCCTAG
- the aroH gene encoding chorismate mutase: protein MQWSVQAIRGATTVPVNSKEAMAEAVSELLDALEKLNQLDPNDIISATFSVTRDLDAVFPAAIARQRPGWDRVPLLDVQQMHVQGSLERCIRFLILVNTPNPEIHHPYLRGAKALRPDWG from the coding sequence GTGCAGTGGAGCGTTCAGGCAATTCGTGGAGCAACTACCGTTCCGGTTAATTCTAAGGAGGCGATGGCAGAAGCGGTGAGCGAGTTGTTGGATGCCCTGGAGAAGCTGAATCAGCTAGATCCAAACGACATTATTAGCGCGACGTTTTCCGTGACGCGGGATTTGGATGCGGTTTTTCCAGCGGCGATCGCCCGTCAGCGACCGGGATGGGATCGAGTTCCCCTCCTGGATGTGCAGCAAATGCATGTGCAGGGAAGCCTAGAACGGTGTATTCGATTTCTAATTCTAGTCAACACGCCAAACCCGGAGATCCACCATCCCTATCTGCGAGGAGCAAAGGCTCTGCGGCCGGACTGGGGGTAA
- a CDS encoding ABC transporter permease, producing the protein MNIRRIWAVATNVFREVIRDRLLYLIGIFALVLILANFLLPDLAVGTEGKMLLDLGIAGIGVSGLIVAIFVGTGLVNREIEKRTVYVLNAKPLTPAEFIIGKHLGLSAVITVMVAAMMVIYLGVLSVNGVAYSAGSLSLAAVFLLLELILITAVAILFGVFTSTLLATVLTAAVYLMGHLSRDLVLLTQNTESPTIERLTHWTYLVLPDLSRLDLKNQAVYGLSTLPPPPELLNNALYGLLYVVVLLAIATVVYAQREF; encoded by the coding sequence GTGAACATTCGGCGAATTTGGGCAGTAGCCACCAACGTATTTCGTGAAGTGATTCGCGATCGCCTCCTTTACCTGATTGGCATTTTTGCCTTGGTGCTGATTCTAGCTAACTTTCTGCTACCGGACTTAGCGGTGGGCACCGAGGGCAAGATGTTGCTGGATTTGGGAATTGCGGGAATCGGCGTTTCCGGCTTGATTGTGGCTATCTTCGTCGGCACGGGACTGGTTAATCGGGAAATTGAGAAACGGACGGTTTATGTACTGAATGCGAAGCCCCTCACGCCTGCTGAGTTCATTATCGGCAAGCACTTGGGACTCTCGGCAGTCATTACCGTGATGGTCGCCGCCATGATGGTTATTTATCTGGGAGTTTTGAGTGTGAACGGGGTTGCCTATTCGGCAGGTAGTCTGAGCCTAGCCGCCGTCTTCCTACTTTTAGAGCTGATTTTGATTACGGCAGTCGCCATTCTGTTTGGCGTGTTTACCAGCACGCTCCTAGCAACGGTACTCACCGCCGCCGTGTACTTGATGGGGCATCTTAGCCGCGATCTTGTCCTGCTGACCCAAAATACCGAAAGTCCGACGATCGAGCGTTTGACCCACTGGACCTACCTCGTTTTACCTGACCTATCGCGGCTAGATCTAAAGAATCAGGCGGTGTACGGTCTCAGTACCTTACCGCCGCCGCCGGAATTGCTCAATAACGCCCTGTACGGACTGCTGTACGTTGTCGTTTTATTGGCGATCGCCACCGTTGTTTACGCTCAGCGTGAGTTCTAG